The following nucleotide sequence is from Peribacillus sp. ACCC06369.
ATTTTTTGTTGTTTTTCATATTCACGTTGTTGCGTAAGTCTTTTCTGTTTGCGAACTTCCATATAACTTGAATAATTCCCTCTGTGTTCAATTATCTTTTTACCTTCGATCGACCAAATTTTCGTTGCAACAGCATCCAAAAAATAACGATCGTGAGAAACAAAAATAATAGTACCTCTATAATTATTAATTTGTCCATTGAGGAATTCTAAACTTTCCGCATCAAGATGGTTTGTCGGTTCATCCAATAGTAAAAGGTCTGCATCTTTTGAAAGACCTTTTGCAAGTCGGGCTTTCAGTTTTTCTCCACCGCTTAATTGCGCGAAGTCATGGCTTGGTACATGCATTTTATCTAGTAATTTGACTTCAAAAGGGGTCTTATCTTCGAAAGAATGCGATTCAGCTTCTTGTTCGACCATAAAAACTTTCAAGTCTTGCTGAAGCCATTGAATTTGTCCTTGTGCAGGCACTAAGTCATTATTAATCAATTGCAACAATGTAGATTTACCGGCACCATTTTTGCCAATGACACCGATGATATCCCCTTGTTGAACACTGGCATTTACATTTTCAAAAATGTTAAAGTCCAATACTTCATAGCTAATATTGGCTAGTTTTAATAGTTCTTTCATATAATCCATCCCTCTCCGTAAAGGGAGAATGAAAAAAATCCTCCCAGTTCATTTGGAAGGATTAGTCGTACCTGTGCATAATCAAATAAGAGCTATTTTCAATATAGCTCGACAATTTATAGAAAATGGGCAGACTAATCCTATTTCGTTTGATTTGAAATATGTGATTTCAAATTTTAAAAAATAAGATTAGTTAATCATCGGCCACCCATCATCCCTTCTAATATTAATAAAATCAGTATAGCATAAAATAATCTTTGAAAACAAAAGTAAGTAGAAATACTAACTTTACTTCAATCTAATTTTTTGTTTTTAATGATATGTGCAGGTTATCTTCTATAAGTAGTGGGGCCTTCTTTTATATCATTATCTACTAAAATTAAAACTTTTCCGGCTTTTATATCCGTTTCATAACTTTCTGCCTCTTTTTCCGAAATACCCAATCCAATCAGAGTACCAGCCAATCCCCCGGTTCCTGCACCAACAGCAACTCCTGCCAGCGCTGAAACGATAGGTCCAGCAGCGAGCAGCGGTCCTATTCCTGGAATAGCCAATGCACCCGCGCCGGCAAGAAGGCCAGCCGTCCCGCCAATAACTCCACCTGTAGCAGCTCCGGTTGCTAACCCTTCTTCAGCTTTCGTACCAGTTTTTCTCTCGACCACTTTTGTTTCCTTGCGATCTTTTGCAACAACAGAAATTTCATCACGTTTATACCCTTGTATCAAAAGTTCTTCAACAACTTTTACCGCACCTTCACCGTTTTCATATATCCCTACCACTTGCTTACTCATTAAAGTCATCCTCCTTTAATTTCCACCTATTGTTCACCTCATCATATGAATCATAAATGGTTTATATTCTTTACGTTGAAATAACAATGATAATAAGGATTTTAGGCTGGGTGACTCGATAGATTCATCACTTTTTGCCTGAATAAAAGGTTCAAATGATGCAGTTAAAATTTCTCCAGGTAGGGTAAGGAGGGAGACATAAATTTTACTAGTTAGATTGCTCTAATTTTTTAGGGAACGAAGCACTTTCAGCAACATAATCGATGCTTGAGCTTAAAATGTAATTAGGGTATGTCATTTTGTCTAGATGTTGGGGAATGGGGTATTGATATTGGAGAGAATAAAATAGACAACTTCTCGTTACAAGCCAGATCGAAGAATTTAAAAAGAAGGTAAAGGATTGTCATGTTTTCATTTGTATCATAACCGCAATAATATCCTGCAATAGCGTGTATGTTTCAAATGAGGTATTTAAAAGAATTATTACATAATAAAATTAGAATAACGATTAAAATCATGCACAACCATAGGGTTATTCCCTTGAGGAGGATATTAATATGGAAGAAAATATAAAGGGAATCGATGTTTCACATTGGCAAGGTACTATAAATTGGGATGAAGTCGCAAAGGCCGGCGTGAAGTTTGTATTTATTAAAGCAACCGAGGGAACGAGTTATTCTAAACTCTCTTATTTTAAAGAAAATGCCCCTCAAGCTTTGACAGCGGGATTGAAAGTCGGGGCCTATCACTATGCAAAGTTTGCTACTGTTGCAGAAGCAAAAGCTGAGGCTGTTTATTTTCTGGATTCGATAAGCTCTATTGCTCTAAACTATCCTGTTGTTCTTGACCTTGAAGAAAATAAAAAAGAGGCAAAGAAAAAAACGCTAACCGATGCAGCACTAGTTTTTTTAGAAGCAATTGAAGAAGCTGGATACTCTGCCATGCTTTATACCGGTAAATACTTTCTTGAAAATACATTAGATGAATCAAGATTGGCGAACTACGCTTTGTGGATTGCCAGATACAACAGCACGTTGGGGCGTAGCGCAGATATTTGGCAGCATTCAGATTCAGGTAAGGTAAGCGGGATCAGCACAAAGGTGGATTTGAATATAGCCTATAGGGATTTTACCAATAACGTAAATTCTTTTAGGTCACCCAACTCCCGTGCATGGGAAACTTCATCATCAGATTATACTGTAAAAAGAGGCGACACACTTAGCTTGATTGCAAAAAACAACAAAACAACCGTAAAATCTCTTGTTAGTCTTAACGGCATTAAAAACCCGGACAAAATTTATATCGGTCAAAAATTAAGGATGAAATAAATAAAGGCTCTTCTCTTTACGAGAGGAGCATATTTTTAATTGAACTTCATTATATTTCTTTAAGTTCTTCAATTTCCACTTTTGATCTTTCCTCTAATGGTCCTCTTAGATGTACTGTAGCAGTTCTGCCATCTTCATTTAAATTATCAATCCATACTGACGTGCCATTATATCTCACCTCAATGTCAGATGAAGAAGAAAGAATCTGTTTTACACGATTAACATCCACATAAATCCCTCCCTGTTTATTAGTCTACTTATTATTTGGGGAAAGACTGAATTTTATTCGTTTTTAAGGATAGTAAAAAATTAACCCTTCTAGCGTTTCATGTACTTAATAAAAAGGTGACAATTCTTAATCTTAAAATACTGGGTTAATCTGCTAGAATGGATATGATTGTAAAAATGAATTCGGGGGTGATTAATATGAAAAAACTTAAGGTCTTGACAGTCCTTTTAATACTTATTGGTGCAGCCGTTCTGTTTACATGCTTGCAACAACCAAGTGGAGCCAATGCTGCCAAGGTTAACCTAAACATTAAGAAGCTTGACGTCGATGAATTTTTTGCTGAACGCGACGGAACTTTCATAATACGTGAAATGAAAAAAGGCAGGACTTTCATCCATAATAATGATCGAGCTGAACAAAGGTTTGCGCCGCAATCGACATTTAAGGTGCCTAATGCACTCATCGGATTACAGGTAGGGGCTGTTGAAGATGAATATGATATTAAATATTGGGACGGAATGAAACGGGAAATTGAGGTTTGGAACCAGGATCATACGCTTGGGTCTGGTCTAAGGAACTCCGTTGTTTGGTACTATCAAGCCATGGCCCGTGACATTGGAAAGAGTCGAATGGAGGAGTGGGTTCATAAGATTTCATATGGCAACCAAGATATTAGTGGAGGAATCGATCAGTTTTGGCTAAGTAGTTCACTCGAAATTTCACCCATTGAACAAGCGGATTTTATGGAAAATTTATATACAGAGAAACTTCCTTTTGATAAGGATGTCATGAAAACCGTAAAACGGATGATGATCCAATCTGAAGGGGACAACTATACGCTTTACGGGAAAACAGGACAGGGGTCAAACATTGGCTGGTATGTTGGCTTTATTGAAACAAAGGATCGTGACTATGTCTTTGTAACGAATATCTCCGGTACTTCAGCAGACGCTAAAAACATCACAATGGACATTTTAAAGAAATATCATTTAATGGAAGAGTAGGTAGGGACTAATACCTCATTTGGTAATTCAACCGAGGTGATGCTTACCAAACTTAATGAAATATTTTGGATTAGTCAAATTGAAAATTTAAATCCCAATCTTTTTCAATGGGAACTAAGTTTAAGCATAAAAGAATATAGTATAGAGTTAACGGATGCTTTACTTCAATAAGGGAGTTGCTTCGGCAGCTCTTTTTCTTATGGAGCTAATGGGACGGAAGTGTTGAATAAGGAAGTTGATACATGGGACAATATTGGAGAGAAAGTGTTGGAGGGTTTGAAGATAATTACACATACTTAAAAATGCTTATAGGGGGGTATTATGGAACTATCGTTATTATTGGAATATGGCTGGGTTTTAATTATTTTAATTTTTTTAGAAGGTTTATTATCTGCTGATAATGCATTGGTTTTAGCCATTATGTCAAAGCATTTACCAAAAGAACAGCAAAAAAAAGCGATCAATATTGGATTGCTATTGGCATTTATTTTTAGGATTGGTGCCATCTTTATTATTTCGTACCTGTTCCATGTTTGGCAAGTTCAGGCAATCGGGGCTGCTTATTTAATTTTCATCTCATTGAAACATTTATTAAAAAGGGACCACGGGGAAAAAGATAAAAAAGTGACAAGCTACCGAATGACTGTTGCGCAAATTGCATTAGCTGATATTGCCTTTGCCATCGATTCCATTTTAGCTGCAGTCGCTCTTGTCATTGCCTTACCAGATACACCAATGGGTGATATAGGAGGTATGGATGGGGCTAAATTCATCGTTATTTTATTAGGAGCAATTGCAGGCTTAATCGTCATCCGGTTTGCAGCAGGATACTTCGTTAAGATATTGACAGAACGGCCTAGCCTCGAAACGGCAGCCATGTTAATCGTTGGTTGGGTAGGGGTTAAGTTATTAATGCATACTCTTGCGCATCCATCCGTGCACATTATTTCTCACGAGTTTGTTGAAGGACCCATTTGGAATATAATCTTTTGGACAGTCATGCTTCTTATTGCTGTAGGCGGATGGTTTTTATCTGGAAAAACAGAAAAAAAAGGTGAAGGTAAATAAAGATATTCAATTGTAATGAATGAAAATTTCAAAAGATTAAAGACCGATGTAAAAATTCGGTCTTTATTTTAATTTTTGAGCTAAAAAGTTTTGGCGGTAGATTGACCTTTTTTACATTATGAAGCAAAGAAAATTTGACCCTTTGCAATTACAAGGAAAATACAAACGATAGTTGTATTCAGTTTTTCAAGTCCAGTAACTGTATGTAACAGACCTATTTGATGAAGAACTAATAAAAAATGCCGATATTACTTTAATAGACCTAAGCGAAATCCATAAACGACTACTTGTGTACGGTTTTTTGCTTTGAACTTTGTCATTAAGCTGCTTACATAATCTCTAACGGTATGCTCGCTTAATTGCAATAATTCGGCCATTTTTTTATTGTTATATCCCTCTGCCAGCAAATTCAGGATCATGGATTCCCTTTCCGTCAATTGTATGTCGGTACCAAATGAAACCTCATCATCCTTCCTTGATAAATATAAACCTAGCCGTTTTCCGACCTGATCAAGTAAAGTCAGTTCATCTATTGAATAATCGAATTCCTCTCCTAATTGATCAAAGGTCAGCCAACCGAACACTTGCTGTTCATGAACAATGGGTACAAAAATGACCGATGAAAGATTAAATAACTGTATATGTTCCTCTTTGATGTAATTATGGGGATCCTTTAAATATACCGGTTTTTTGGAATTGAACACCATGGATTGCTTCAAGCTGAGTTGGCCCCCTCATGCTTTGATCCTTTGGCAATTCCGATCCAATGGTCCCGTACAATTGATTGGACCAAGGAATATAAGCATAAAAAACACATCTTTTATAGTTAAAGAATTCTTCACATTTTTTTAGGATAAAAGCAAAATCTTTAAATCCTGCTGAGTTAATCAGAAGTTCATCTAATTGGTCCAGTAGCTGCAGTCTTTTAAGTTCTGCATTTTCTTGAATGGTTTTAGAATGCTGCCCAGGTTCGTCATCCACCCATTTGTTATAGCTATGGATAAGATGAGAGAAAATGGATAATAAGAACATAAGAATGGATATGGTTTGGGCATGTTTCAGGTTTACCATTAAGGTAACGATGGCCTTTTCAAAGATTAATCGGAACATACTAAAATGATTCACATTTAAAATGGGTAAATGTGATTGCAGCCATGTGTCCAAATGCTTTTCGTAAGTGTCTCTTATGTCCTCGATGTTTGGAGCCGATAAAAATAGTAAAAATGAGTCCAGTAATGATTGTATCATCTTACGTTCAGGTTCTAATATGAAGGGTTCTAGATTTAAATAAATATTGATATTTTCTTCAATCTGTTTGTTATGACTTTTTATGAATAATATGAATTGCCGAAACGGTATTTCTTCATATGCATGTATAGGTTGAGCCATGCGAATTCCTTCTCCTTAAAACAAAATGCCCCTATAAAAGGGGGAAGCTTACCCTATTATTATACAGCACTTTATAGGATAGTATTTCAAATTGTGAGGAGTAGAATAAAGGTATGAACATACAATGAAGCTTTTTATTGGCCTTTCCATTTCTTAAGGATTGCTTATTGTAGTCAGCTTTCATTGAATGGTATATGAATCATCGTCTAGGGAGAACCTCTAGGGATGAGGATTTCAGGTTCTCGAGGAATCTGTAGCATAGAAAAAAGTAAAGGAGATCTGGGTATATGATGAGACTTGAAAATAAAGTGGCGATCGTAACAGGGGGAGCAAGTGGGATTGGAGCCAGTACGGTTCAATTATTTGCAGAAGAAGGCGCAAAGGTGGTCATTGCAGATTTTGCAGATCATGGACAAGCTGTATCAGATGAATTAAATGGAAAAGGGTATGATACTCTTTTTGTTAAAACCGATGTGACGAATGAAAATGACATTAAGAATATGATCGAAGAAACGGTTAACAAATATGGAAAACTGGATATCATGTTTGCAAATGCAGGGATTGCAAGAGACGGAAACATACATGAGTTAAGCTATGAGCAATGGCAAAGAACAATTGATATTAATTTATCCGGTGTCTTCCTATCTGATAAATATGCGATAGAGCAAATGCGGAAACAATCCACTGGCGGTGCCATTGTCAATACAGGCTCCATCCATAGCCATGCTGGGAAGCCGGAGGTGACAGCTTATTCTGCAGCAAAAGGCGGGGTTAAGCTTTTAACACAAACGTTAGGATCGACTTATGCGAAAGATGGCATTCGTGTCAATGCAGTTTGCCCAGGATATATTGATACACCACTTATTGCGGAAGCGCAAGGTGAGATACGACAAGGATTGATCGATTTACATCCAATCGGCCGTTTAGGCAGAGCGGAAGAAGTGGCTAAGGCTGTTCTCTTCCTTGCAAGTGATGATGCATCATTTGTAACAGGCACAAGCCTTATTGTAGACGGCGGATATACGGCAGTATAAAGCTTTTACACCCAAGGATTAATCGGTGGTTCTCAATCGGTACATTTCGTTTGATGTACTAGTTACATTTATTTTAGAGCTTTTTCCGTAAGATGAGCATTCAAACGGAAGGGCTCTTTTTTACATTTAATCCCTTAAAATTCCTTCCACTACGTTACAGTCAGCCATTTACTGTTGACAGGCGTTTTTGTATTTCCTTTACGATAATAGGACTATATTATATTGATCCATAGAGTGTTTATGCCGCGAATGTTGTTTTACAATGAGGTACTTTTCAAGTAGTAGGAATAACTTAAAAAAAACAGTGAAAAATATCATAGTCGATAAAAATTATTGATAAAGGCGGATGATAAACATGACAACGGTACGTGACATTATGACCAAAGATGTGAAGGTATGTGCACCACATGATTCTGTAACAGCAGCAGCAAGTATTATGCGAGATATCAATTGTGGTTCCGTTCCAGTATGTGAAGGTAAGAAAGTCATAGGCATGATTACAGATCGTGATATTATTTTGAATTGTGTGGCAGACGGTAAAGATTGCAATACTTCTCATTGCCATGATTCTATGACTTCGAATGTAATCAGTTGTGATCCGGATACAGATGCACACGAATGTGCCCGTATGATGGCCGATCATCAAATCCGTCGTATTCCTATTGTAGAAAATGATGAAATTGTTGGTATTTGTGCTATTGGTGATCTTGTAACAGTGGATATTCATGTTAATGAAGCTGGTGAAGCGTTAAGTCACATTTCTGAATCTACTCATTTAGAACATTAAATCGATGCAAAAAATGAATGCATGAGCGGTCTAGGGTTTTACCCAATCTGATGCATGAGAAAACCAATTAAAGTTGAGAAAGTTCATCTTTAACGGTCCGGATGATTTTCCTTTATTCGATTGAGAAACGGGTACAGTCAGAAACATAGGGTTCTTAAAGTATATTTTGATTTGTTTCCTGGCTCCAATGATAAAAATAATGAAAGAATTGTAAATAAACATTATAAAAATTCCAAATCAAAAGGAGGTCAATATAATGAACAAACAACGAGCAAAAGAGATTGCGGCTTCACCAGTTATGGCTAATGTAACCCACAATGAGGTTCCAATCTATATTCAAAATGTGGATGAAAATAATGAAACAGCTAGAATCTATCCTCTTGATGAACCAGAGAATGAACAAGAGGTCCCTTTATCCAATTTAAAAGAATAAGCCGTCAAGTGAGAGCGTGTTACTTGGGTCACTGGTTTGTCGTAATTGAATGTATAAAAACCCCTTGAGACCAAGGGGTTTTTATCATGGATGCAAAGGTCCTAAATATCGTAGGCTTCAACTTCTTAACCTAGGGCATGAATCCAACATGCTACTTTAAAGGGCATTCCTTCTTCACGTTCTATCCTAAAACTCTCGTAATCTCTTGTTGTGGTGAATGATTTCATCCGTCGTTTTCTTTTTTTGCGACAATCCCGAATGGCTTATGTAACAGCCATATTCAATGACTATCGTAGCCTGCTTGCACCTCTTTTGATAATTCGATTTAAAGTCTTTTGAATGTACCAGAAACATCTAAATACTGAACTCTAAAGCACTCAGGAAATACCTTATCCAAAACTGCTTGGGATTTTAGTTTAGTTTGTACAAATATGCATGCTGCTGCCTTATAATGTTACGTAGGTTTAGAGCTAGATCCATCGCCTATTTCATTCATGTAGTATCGCACCTTGCTTTTTAAACGAGATCTAGTCACAACAAATTTTTACAAGTAGGGGCGAACTGATTAGTTGACGGGAATCATATCCCATAGGTGCGGACGCTACGTTAACCTACTAACCAAAGTCATTTTAGGGAGGAAGAAAATGAAACTAAAAAAAATACATCATGTAGCGATAATTTGTTCCGATTATGAAAAATCAAAAAACTTCTATGTGAACATTTTAGGGTGTGAAATCGTGCAGGAGACATATCGGGCAGAAAGGAAGTCGTATAAATTGGATCTAATGGTCGGAGGGGAATATCAGCTGGAATTGTTCTCATTTCCTGAAAGTCCCAATCGTCTAAGTTATCCAGAAGCAAAAGGGCTAAGACATCTTGCTTTTGAAGTTGAAGATATTAATCAAGCTGTTAAAGATTTGGAAAAAGAAAACATTCCGGTCGAACCTATCCGTGTTGATGAGTTAACAGGAAAAAGATTTACTTTTTTTTGTGATCCGGATGATTTGCCTCTTGAGATATATGAAAAGTGAGTAGGAATTACAAGCTTAGCTAGGATGATGAGTGAACTTTAAGGCATGAAGTCTGATGGGAGAGGTGATGGTTCGGGAATTGAGGTAAACTTTATTTTTTTTAGTTGATTTCAATAGATGAATACGATGATTTAAAGAAGTTAGTTATG
It contains:
- a CDS encoding general stress protein; this translates as MSKQVVGIYENGEGAVKVVEELLIQGYKRDEISVVAKDRKETKVVERKTGTKAEEGLATGAATGGVIGGTAGLLAGAGALAIPGIGPLLAAGPIVSALAGVAVGAGTGGLAGTLIGLGISEKEAESYETDIKAGKVLILVDNDIKEGPTTYRR
- a CDS encoding GH25 family lysozyme, which translates into the protein MEENIKGIDVSHWQGTINWDEVAKAGVKFVFIKATEGTSYSKLSYFKENAPQALTAGLKVGAYHYAKFATVAEAKAEAVYFLDSISSIALNYPVVLDLEENKKEAKKKTLTDAALVFLEAIEEAGYSAMLYTGKYFLENTLDESRLANYALWIARYNSTLGRSADIWQHSDSGKVSGISTKVDLNIAYRDFTNNVNSFRSPNSRAWETSSSDYTVKRGDTLSLIAKNNKTTVKSLVSLNGIKNPDKIYIGQKLRMK
- a CDS encoding H-type small acid-soluble spore protein — its product is MDVNRVKQILSSSSDIEVRYNGTSVWIDNLNEDGRTATVHLRGPLEERSKVEIEELKEI
- the blaOXA gene encoding class D beta-lactamase; its protein translation is MKKLKVLTVLLILIGAAVLFTCLQQPSGANAAKVNLNIKKLDVDEFFAERDGTFIIREMKKGRTFIHNNDRAEQRFAPQSTFKVPNALIGLQVGAVEDEYDIKYWDGMKREIEVWNQDHTLGSGLRNSVVWYYQAMARDIGKSRMEEWVHKISYGNQDISGGIDQFWLSSSLEISPIEQADFMENLYTEKLPFDKDVMKTVKRMMIQSEGDNYTLYGKTGQGSNIGWYVGFIETKDRDYVFVTNISGTSADAKNITMDILKKYHLMEE
- a CDS encoding TerC family protein, which gives rise to MELSLLLEYGWVLIILIFLEGLLSADNALVLAIMSKHLPKEQQKKAINIGLLLAFIFRIGAIFIISYLFHVWQVQAIGAAYLIFISLKHLLKRDHGEKDKKVTSYRMTVAQIALADIAFAIDSILAAVALVIALPDTPMGDIGGMDGAKFIVILLGAIAGLIVIRFAAGYFVKILTERPSLETAAMLIVGWVGVKLLMHTLAHPSVHIISHEFVEGPIWNIIFWTVMLLIAVGGWFLSGKTEKKGEGK
- a CDS encoding LuxR C-terminal-related transcriptional regulator gives rise to the protein MKQSMVFNSKKPVYLKDPHNYIKEEHIQLFNLSSVIFVPIVHEQQVFGWLTFDQLGEEFDYSIDELTLLDQVGKRLGLYLSRKDDEVSFGTDIQLTERESMILNLLAEGYNNKKMAELLQLSEHTVRDYVSSLMTKFKAKNRTQVVVYGFRLGLLK
- a CDS encoding glucose 1-dehydrogenase; this encodes MRLENKVAIVTGGASGIGASTVQLFAEEGAKVVIADFADHGQAVSDELNGKGYDTLFVKTDVTNENDIKNMIEETVNKYGKLDIMFANAGIARDGNIHELSYEQWQRTIDINLSGVFLSDKYAIEQMRKQSTGGAIVNTGSIHSHAGKPEVTAYSAAKGGVKLLTQTLGSTYAKDGIRVNAVCPGYIDTPLIAEAQGEIRQGLIDLHPIGRLGRAEEVAKAVLFLASDDASFVTGTSLIVDGGYTAV
- a CDS encoding CBS domain-containing protein — its product is MTTVRDIMTKDVKVCAPHDSVTAAASIMRDINCGSVPVCEGKKVIGMITDRDIILNCVADGKDCNTSHCHDSMTSNVISCDPDTDAHECARMMADHQIRRIPIVENDEIVGICAIGDLVTVDIHVNEAGEALSHISESTHLEH
- a CDS encoding small acid-soluble spore protein H, producing the protein MNKQRAKEIAASPVMANVTHNEVPIYIQNVDENNETARIYPLDEPENEQEVPLSNLKE
- a CDS encoding VOC family protein, coding for MKLKKIHHVAIICSDYEKSKNFYVNILGCEIVQETYRAERKSYKLDLMVGGEYQLELFSFPESPNRLSYPEAKGLRHLAFEVEDINQAVKDLEKENIPVEPIRVDELTGKRFTFFCDPDDLPLEIYEK